From Chrysemys picta bellii isolate R12L10 chromosome 1, ASM1138683v2, whole genome shotgun sequence:
GCAAAGCTGGTTGCTCAGGGATCAGCCAACAATATTTAAACAGATGGATAGTTACCACAGAAATTAACACATTCCTCTACTTTCATTGCACTGACGGAAGCACAATTTCTAAACTTTCCATGAGTGTCAATTGACACTTGACCAATTTTTCCTGCCTTTcaagtaagtgttgtaaacattttGTACTCTGTCAGTAATCTGGGAACTTGAACCTTTTACAAATGGTTTAGAATATTATCAGAGTAGAATGTGACCAATGTGGAATACTTCTTTaaaaagtcactacccttgtttTTCTTCAGGGCATTTTGTAATGTCTGAGTAAATAGCCGGATAGAGCTATATGTACAATTCTGTATATTAATCATAAAACCACAGCCATTTGTACAAAATAAATTCTATTTATTTGTCGAAATCTGTTTTATAGAGTTCAGTGTTGTTATACGTACCTTGGTATCTGACTCCCAGGGTCTGGCAGTGACAGGCCTTCTCAGAAAATGAACAGCCCCACTATCTCAGTCTTCCCTAATATGAACTGCTCTTAGCTGCTTATCTTACCTGTACTTGCCACTACATGTCTGCTCCCTGCTTCCCTGTGGACtaccttcctttctcttttctcACTCTTCCCTTGGTGCTGGCCTGCAATGTGTTGGCTGCTTCCTAGAAGCATTAAAAAAACTGAAATAGTCTAGCATCAATACATACCAATGGAGCAGTGGCCTGATATTTTCACCAGACCATCAGGTGGAAGAGTGGGTAGGGGAGCTGAACAGATAAAAGAAGAAAGGGTGGGAGTGAAGGACAGGAGCACACAGGCAGGCATAGAGTGAAAATCTGAACTCAAGAATAAGACACAGAGAAGGAATAGCAGCCTGCACTCAACCCTGGTGCTGTTAGCTAGGGACTGCAGTCCCACCTCTAAGTCGCCGTAGGGGtaattaatatatggagatatacatgTCTCATAGagatggaagggaccttgaacggtcatcgagtccagcctcctgccttcactagcaggaccaagtactgatttttgcctcagatccctaagtggccccctcaaggattgaactcacaaccctgggtttagcaggccaatgctcaaaccactgagctatccctcctgccccGTGCTTGGCCTTGGACGGGTTGGCAATAGCTACAAGGAGTTTTGTGGCTGCTCAAAAGGCATGGGTCCTATGGAGGTAGAATGCTAGTGCATGACGGACGTTGAGAGAGTGAAGGCTCCTGTCTGCATGGGAGGTGTGCAGTTTGGGACAAAGACAGGGAGGTGAACAGACTGATTGAGATGGAACTCTgacaccacctttgggaggaacttAGAGTGAAGCTGTAAGGaaactttatccttgtggaatatggggggtgtgtgtgtgtgtgtgagggggagcaCCTATCATGGCTGCTAGTTCGCTGGCCTGTCCAGCCGAGGTATGGCTACTAAGAACATTACCTTCATGGAGAGATGGGAGAGGGAGCACGTTGCTTGTGTCTCAAAGGGTGGCTTTGTGAGGGCAGGTAGAACAAGATTAAGGTCCCATAGGGTGTGGGTTTCAGTACTGCAGGGAAGGTATTGAGGAGACCTTTCATAAAATGGGTGGTGGTAGGGTGCGTAAAGACAGAGGAGCCATCAATTGCTGAGAGAAAGGCACTAAGTGCTGCCAGGTGGAGCCGTATAGAGCTGAGTGCAAGGCCTGACTTTTTGAGCTTGAGGAGGTAATTGAGGAGGATAGGTAGGGATATCTCAAACTGATGATAGTGATGACAGCAAGCCCAAGTggtgaaatgtttccatttagcTCAGTAGCAGGCCCTGATGGATGCCCTCCTGCTTCGGGTAAAGATGTGTTGCATCGGGCTGGAGCATGTTCTGTCTACCCTCGAGCCCCATCCAAAACCAGGCTATGAGGTGAAGAGGATCCGGATTGGGATGCTTAGATTGACTCTCCCCTGATCTTGTGGGAATGTTGTGCGGGCAGAGTCTCTGAGGAGGTCTGTGAACCAACACTGACTGGGCCAGAACAGGGCTATGAGTATTACAGCTCTCGGTCCTGGTGAATCTTGCAGAGGACTTGGAGGAGCAgaatgggagagggggaaaggcaTAGCAGAGGGCACCCATCCAGGATAGGAGAAGCATGTCGCCTAAGTCCTCCTGTATGACTAGAGGTAACTTGCAGTTTTTGCAAGTGGTGAGAGATCCCATGTGCGGACGAGGTAGCGGAGAGTGACATCACTGAGTTCTCACTCGCAGTTGAGGAAGGGAGTCCTGCTGAGTGCGTCTGTCAGGGAATTTTGGGTGGCCAGGAGGTGCGTGGCTTGGAGAATCACATGGTGTttgatgcaccagttccaaaggtGGATGGACCCTGAACAAAGGAATGGAGCCTTAGTGTCGCCCTGTTTGTTGATGTGGACAATCAGTGCTATAGTGGCTGAGAGTAGTTGACTGTGCTGTGATTGGATCAGAGGAAGAAACGCCTGGCATGCTAAATGAACTGCCCACACTTCTAGGATGTTTGTGGATTTCAGCCTCACAGTGTACAGATGCCCTGTGCTATGTGATGGTCTGGGTAGCCCCCCCGATCCCGCAAGGGAGGTGTCCGTTGTGATGGCCTGCAGGATGGGGGAGGTGAAGGACGTGCTGACCAAACTTTGGAGGCGTCAGTTCACTAGGTGAGGGAAGCCAAAATTGTTTGGGCGACAATGACTTGCCTCCAGCTGGTCCATGTGGTGTCTGTAAAGGGAGAGGAATCACAATTGGAGGCAATGGAGGTGGAGACATGCATGCAGTGGCACATAGGTGCAGGCTGCCATATGCCCGAGGAGGGAGAGGCAACAGCAGACTGCAGTGCAAGGGGTTGTGGCATAAGTCCCGTCACCTATGGCTATCAGTGTTGCAAAGCGATTGGATGGAAGGCCTGTGCTGCAACTGAGTTAAGCCATGCCCTGAAGAAGTTGATCATCTGTGTAGGCACAAGCACTGACTGCTTGTTGATGCAGACCCCCAGAGAGGGCAATAGAGCATGAAGAGTGACTGAGATGGAGTCAGTGGGCTACAGAACCTCAGTTGCCCAGCCAGTATCTTTCAGACTTCATTTATAAAATAGGAGTTTCTAGTTGGCTCAAACCCAACCTTGAACTGGGGAAGAATGAACAGCTTCcaactctaaaaaaaaaaaaaaaaaaattacacccctgtatgtatatatacacacatacattacACACAGGCCTAAGGGAGAACTGTGTGTTGCAAGACCTCAGCACCTGCTAGTACAACCTActtgctcctgctgcaggcaTCCGACTCCACTGAAAGAGGGATGGGCCTGCACAATTTGAGGATTTTATGCCCCACAGTAGAAGGAGAAATGCAGGCCAGTGATGCAACTCACTACATTCAAGCAGATCAGAGCTAGTTTTTACACATTGCCAGCCCTTCCCAAATGGTAAAGGATTCCATCTATGCAGTGGATACATCATCTCCTCTTAAATATTTCTGGCCACCTTCCTGCCAGAGAAAAATGTAGAAAGTCAAGCTAGTCTCAGATGCCCTCCAGTACTATACTACTCCTTGGAGTAATAATCTAGTCCTTTCAAGGTTACTTAGCATAACAGTGGTGTGTGATCAGTCAGTTACAAATGCTAGTTTAGTTTGTGTAAACATGATGGGTATACGGAGGTTCAGGGTTTATGGGTATATGTACACTGCAAGGAGAAGCATGAGTAGGTATACCTGCTGTAGTTCTGGCTGCACGAGCTAGAACAAAAGTGTCAGTGAAGCTATGGCATCACAAACCTGGCAATGACCCTGACTATGTACATGCTGAAGCCCATGCCACCACAGCTCCCCGGCTATTTTTAGCAAAGCTCAGCAGGCATGCTAGCCCAGGGTGTAATATCTCTGATGAAAGAGTACACCTACTGCTAGAGTCTGACTATTTTAAAGTGAGTAGGGAGTGGTAGATACAGCTTCACTCTTTGAtcagattgttttttttaaaaaagcaagagCGATGATGTGTAGAAAGGTATTGACACTATACAGAAAAATGTGTCTTTATTAGCATTGTTATAGGCAATGCATACATAAGAACTGATCCTTAAGTGTACAACCCCAGCCATGTTTAAAGCAAGAGCAGCAGCAGATTAAATTGATCTTGTACATATCTGCAGTAACAGGATTGCCCTGGAACATCCACCAGAAGAGACTGAAATTAactttacacccccccccccccaaaagtaaataaacacacccattttatattttaaaaagggccaGCTCTTAAGCTGGCAGAGCATCAAAAATATCAAATAGGGAATTGCCCAATTGTAAATATGAGTTCCTATAATGTTTAAATATTGCATTGTTCATACCCTGCAGGTGCCAGGCATGCTGTGTTTAAAGCTCAGTAAAAAAACCcatagatttggggggggggggtgtgtggacTACAGTGGCAGGggaattaatttttacattttggtCGGTCAGTCATTACTTAAAAAGGTATCATCAGTAGAATTACTAGCTTCATCACAGGAGGGTAGTAGTACCAGCAGTGAAAGCTTCCCTTTGTTAGACTTAAATCTGAGTGAATGAATTAGCTACACACCAGTCTGGAATATTTCTAACTGACATTAAATTCAtgccaattcagaaaagcactctTAGCTTGTTTCTAAGTAGGTAAATATTTAACCAGTTAGCAAAATTAAACACCAGAATTGGAGAGGTTATTCCTTTGTGCATAGTTAAATGCTGCAAGATCGATTCACATTTAATAAAGCAGAATTTAACAAGCATTTTGCAAGAAAGACTATGCTCCCTTATAATAAGGAATCTCAGTGTAGGGGAAATTAATTTATCCCACTTCTTGCAACTGCTCTTCATCAACCCCTGGATTCATTTAAGTGCAAGTTATTAGATTGTTTGATATCCAGCATGGCTTCTCTTTCTGCCAATCAAATAAGCAATCAAGACAATCAGGACAAGTCCAGCAAGGGCTGCGCCAACAATTATAGGGATCACCATGTTATTTTCATCCAGCTGACATTCTTCCACTGTAGAGAGGAAAAAAATTCACATTAGGCACTGGCCCATTGATAGGAAAGGTACCAAACTCAGTTGATTTCCTGTTGGAAGATTCTACTCCTAGCATCCAGATGAATGCTAAACTTGAGCTAGTTAACTTTTAACTTGTGGCCTGGCAGCAACAATGGAAGGAGCTCCCTTACTATAGCTATTGTAAGTCAACTTGTTTTTCAAGATCATTCAGTAAAGAATGAATGATTGAACAGCTTGTTGTTTATCAAAAGGGTACACATACAATAGTAGATTTATATATACAAGTTTCCCCACACATTAATAGAGCCAATACTACAGGAGCCCACCAGCAGCTTCTCTTCTTAGCTACCCAAACTCCTCTCACCTACACCTTCCCTTGTGACTACAGCCAGAGAGCTCACTTAACCAGTTAGGAACTCAGCTTCTCAGATCTTTGCTCCTTTGGTACGATTGCCCAAGAGAACACTCGGTATGAAAGTGAAACTATAGATGCTCTAAAActattctgacaggtttcagagtggcagccatgttagtctgtatctgcaaaaagaacaggagtacttgtggcaccttagagactaacaaatttattagtccacgaaagcttatgctctaataaatttgttagtctctaaggtgccacaagtactcctgttcttaaaacTATTCTGTGCACTACAATAGTGTGCTTCTGTCTTTATATGCACAATTTCAAGAaaaaactttgcatttatttatttgtaatgcaCTAGCCTTAATTCAGACAGTCCGCTAGCTGTACTTGTTGGTCTGAATCACAGTTGTAATGAGGCATGCTGTGAATGTGAGCTTTTGACAGAGCTGAATTTATTGAACTGGCTACTAACTCTAAAGACTAGATTCCGAAAAGAATATTCAGATATGCTTAAATCAGTAAAACATGCAAGTTCATTAAAACCTTTCATGACACTTTAAACTGTAGATGTATGCAGTTTTTTACCTGCTCCAAATTTGTTTTCATCGATCTTGAAAACCTGGACCTGAACATCAAATACATTGACAAAGACACTGTCTGTGACCCAAAGTTTCTCCTCTGCATTACACTTATAGGAGTTCCCCAGTTTAGCTCTCAGCTCACTCATGCTGCTGTTAACAGCTTCCATCTTTGTTTCTGTGCAATGAAATGTGTTTGAGAAACAGAAGTTGCAAAGGTTAAGAAAATTCAAGTAGTTAAAAACAGAACACATATTTGCTCCCCCACCCCGGGACTTCGCCCTCAGTATTAGTGTGCATGTATCTAGGCTCCCTTAGTATTTATAGGGCTAGTCTATgacttttatttaacaaaaatccTTACCTTTAGCTTCAGAAGGCAAAGTTGTGGTCACATCGACACCGTGCAGGAAAAACTTATCAGTACTTgtattcttaaaaacaaaaacaaacaaccacaaAAGAGTTGGCATTCATACATAACGTTTTAGACCATTGAAGTACAATGTAGTTCTACAATTGAAGAGTTTAATGCATCCTCACTAGAAGTGCTGaggtcactaaaaaaaaaaaaaaacccacccacccacccaaaaccCAAGACATTCTAGAATATGATACCAACTACagttttaggggggggggggaaaaacccacAATGGAGAGGGATTCAACTTAGGGAAGAATATGCCAGGTAAAGTGGTCACTGGTAGTCAGGCTAAAAATGCCTTGAGATTTTTTAAAGAGCTACCAAGTTAGCATTTGAAAATGGTAAACAAGACAAATACTCTCAACACCACAATCGCCTGCTGACCCAGGATGGTGGGATCTGTAGAATACAGTCAAGGACACAGCACAAGTGCTCACTGGAAGGCCTGAGAGCGCCAGGGTCTACATTAATGGCTTTAACTCAAACCAACATCAATATTGTCAGcctttaaaggaaataaagggcTATCAACCAAGGAAATAAAAGGGCTATCAACCCTTCTGTCACATGTGCTGCTGATGCAACAAAGGAAGCATAGTACCTAACAAATCACTGCAGAAGACAGTGAAGCAGCAGGTACACCGGTCATGCTTTATAAACAGTATTACTAAGAGGACTTTAATCCAATTCCTTCTGCAAGCTTGTCATATAATTAGGTGAAACACCTGTTTTCAGAAGTCTGTTCCCCTAAAGGTTTTTTCAAGGAACAGAGCTACCAACAGTCTCATTCATGGACAATTGCACAACGTATTCGTAACAAAGTGCTCCTTCATTCCCCACCATTTCTTCTACTTAAAAATTCTCTCCCTCCTCATTGGTTATACATTCTGTAGGGGATGTAACCAACTTTTTTGGAATAAAACtgtcacaaaataaataaatctatctTGAGTCCAGAACAGTTTAGTCACATCTCAAAAGCATGCCAGAGCTGTGCAAGGTACTACACTGAAGCACCCTTACCAGTAGGAAATGGAATACAAGTCTGGTTTTCCCAAAAGTCAGGCTCAGAAAGGCAGAGGAATGGTTACAGCTCCCAGAGAAAGATGTATTCACGGGAACAAAATTCAGCACCTCCAATCCAGTCTGTGGATGAAAGAAGGGCTGGTTATTACATCTTACAGCGAGATGTTAATGCTACCGCAGCTTTCAGCTCATTGCTACCTGGCTTCCGCTCAGATGCATGAAAAATTGCATGTGGACACCCCCATGCATGTAAAAGGTGCTGGTTATGGGAGCACAGGTTCCTTGTGCTTACACCACCATTCAAGCCTTGCTGCGCTCTCCTTAAGGTCCAGACCCTTGGCTACAGTCAAACTGTATTGTCCAGCTAAAACATCTTGTGGATAAGGAAGCTAGTAATGCATTGAAGAGCCTGATGGAAACATCAGCCATCACCACCAATGCACGAAGGCTTATTAAATTAGATTAAAGCAACCATATGAACACTCTTCTGCTTCCACAGGAGGGAAAACGGAGAAAGGCCATAAGGGATTATCTTGCCGATTACTGACTCATGTAAAGACAAGACAGTTTGAAAGGCTTTATTTACAGAATGCTAACATCTCAGCATTTCAGACAATCCTGTTTGCACAGTGCTAGGGGGTAAAGGTTTTAAGCCTGTTGGATTGAATCAGAAATGTGCACATACAAGCTTTCTGATGATTaagttattttcttttaatttggcAAGATTAAACACCTGTGTCTTGACTGATGTAGCACAAAATGCCAAACCTAGGGGTAAGGAGGAATCACCAAACTGTCCTCAGCAATACTTAGAACTCCTGAGAACCAGGTTTTGGGAGTAGACTGCCAGTAGAATTTTACAGGTTGGCTGGCCCTACAAGAGATCTTTTATAAACTCCTACTATTCTTtagggcagtgattctcaaacaggggtatgcatacccctgggggtacatcaactcatctagatatttgcctagtcttACAACAGGctaaataaaaagcactagtgaagtcagtacaaactaaaaattACTTTTATACTGAAATATAAGTAAATCATTTCTATTCCAATTGAttcataattatatggtaaaaatgtgaACATCAACAATCTGTTAGTaacagtgtggctgtgacacttttgtatttttaggtctgattttgtaagcaagtagttgtgaagtgaggtgtaacttgggtgtacacaagacaaatcagactcctgaaaggggttaaGTAGTCTGGAATGGTTGAGAGCCACCGCATTAGGGGACAAGTGAACcatctgggggggaagggatagttcagtggtttgaatattggcctgctaaacccagggttgtgagttcaatccttgagggggccacttggggatctggaggaaaaaaaaaaaaaaaaagtacttagtcctgcaagtgaaggcagggggctggactctatgaccttttggggtcccttccagttctatgagataaaatatatggagatatacctatattTATTTCAGCAGGGCTAGAAGTTCATGGTGCAGAAAAGGGCTTACTAGATTCCATACAGAAGACCCATAAACTTACAGGTAGGGCTGTGAAATGCATTTTCCATCAATACAATCACTAGGGATCAAGCAAGTCACCAGCAATGTTAACATCCACAAACCAGTTCACATGCCTTACCTTCTGGACCTCACAGTATCCAAAGTTTGATGTCAATCATCTCCTTTGACTTGCATCCAAATCATGGACCAGCAAAAAGGGGACTTTGGTTGCAAGCTCCCAAGGACGGGAGCTTTTGGTCTGTCCAATAAGCCTTACTGTGGTTTGCCAGGAAAGAGCCCAATCTATCAGAGTGGATTCCCAATTATTCCCCTCCAGCAGACCTGTTCATGAACTAAGGAAGGTACAGGCTTGACACCAAAGCTGGTGAGCTGAGCTTTGCAGCAAAAGTATAGAGCCAAGAAACAAGAGTAGGCAGGAGGAGGACTGAAAAAGTGCCAATAGACTCTGctgcaaaaaaatatatagttacAGGGAAGACTAGTAAGTTTGTCTATaaaccagttctgccccctcaAAAATTCATGTGTGTTGGCCTTTGAAATTGCTGAAACTGTGTGAGACTGAAACTCAAATTGCAATATCAGAATATCAAAGGAGGACTGTCAATTGTCTGCACAGAATTTGAAAGTTTGTTCATATTCAGATGCCTCATTTTCAAACAGACGGATTTGTGTGTCTAAAGGACGCAAACACATTTAAGTAGCATCTTCATTTTCCAGATTCTCCTTTTGATGTTTTCAACTGTTTCTATGGCTTGAACAAATGTTTGTTGGATTTCAACATTCAAGTTGTATAGTCCTGCTACATAATAGACACATTTAAGGGTCTTATCCAGGACAGCTCCCAGTACATCAGGAACACGCTATTTATAGCAAGTTTCCACTAATTCTGTATTGTCTGAATATCCACTGTATCAAGTGGAAATATTAAACAATTCAACTGGAGAATCATAATGGAGTACGGTTAACTCAGTCCAGTCTACGAGGCATAGGAAAGCAATATTTTCACTAGCTCTGTGTAAGTGTATAGTGTACAAATCAAACCAGATATACCTTTCCATCTTTTCTTAGATACGTCACATTAAGCTGCAGCCCCATATGAGCAAGTACACAGGTTCCATTTGTACCAGTCACATTGTATTTCCCAGTCATTGGATTTTGTGGAGGGGAGGTTGGTGCCTGGCTTGTAGGTGTCTGGCTAGTAGTTGTAGGGGCTACAGGAGTAGTGGGTATCTTATCTGCAGCACACACAGTTTCTGGAACGAAAGGAGTACAAGATGATAAACATCAAGTATAACTGCACAAAATTACAAGGAAGTCATTCACACAACAGAAAGATTTTAAGACTAATGTATCTTtgagggagaggagggaatgaACATCCCCTTATTTTAAGGAGTTTTAGTCTTAATACCGTCTATTAAGAACAACTGAAAGAAATTCAAGAGTCTAATTTACTTTTTACCAGTTAGATTCAAATACAGAACTGGTCAGCTTCACTTTCTTCTACTTTTGTACTAGGAACAAGGCATTATGGGTTTTGAGAAACCCATTCTATTTCAGTTACCAAGATGACACATGCCTAGCCTTATTAGTTTTAGCAAAACAGCAGTTTATGGTGAAACAGAAGCTATCCATCCATTAGTTTGACATTAACGTATCTTCACCAAATCAAGAACATTTACACTTATCCCTGATTTATCATGATGCAGCTAGCTCCCCCTGCCGGCATATACATAGCTAGGCTCATGTTGCAACCCTAGTCTGTTGGCTGCCAGCACACTGGAAAGCAGATGCTTGTCCTTGTGTTATCCTTGAAAGCCATTTTCTAATATAGTACCATTCTGggacctgcacccctgagcctctccccacgtcccaaccccctgccccagccctgatccccttcccgctctccaaaccccttgatcccagcccagagcaccctcctgcaccccaaacctctcatccccaaccccaccccagaacccacatccCAGCCCCAATTTtgggagcattcatggcccaccatacaatttctattctgcaatgtggccctcaggccaaaaagtttgcccacccctga
This genomic window contains:
- the LAMP1 gene encoding lysosome-associated membrane glycoprotein 1 — protein: MARIDGGRWLLLAAVLLVFLQMSWSAFEVTDQSGKVCIIANLSVSFSVEYSTKSGQQLAADFTLAQNAEVLANKSSCGKENASAPILAIGFGAGHLLQMNFTKTSKLYSVDELTFLYNLSDTTVFPNSTGGKNEVSQKTNIQADLDTRYRCFSTNRMNMSNVTITLSNVTLQAYLVNHTLSGNETVCAADKIPTTPVAPTTTSQTPTSQAPTSPPQNPMTGKYNVTGTNGTCVLAHMGLQLNVTYLRKDGKTGLEVLNFVPVNTSFSGSCNHSSAFLSLTFGKTRLVFHFLLNTSTDKFFLHGVDVTTTLPSEAKETKMEAVNSSMSELRAKLGNSYKCNAEEKLWVTDSVFVNVFDVQVQVFKIDENKFGAVEECQLDENNMVIPIIVGAALAGLVLIVLIAYLIGRKRSHAGYQTI